The Vibrio kanaloae genome has a window encoding:
- a CDS encoding UvrD-helicase domain-containing protein, producing MLTFTDEQNAAIVFDGSMVLTACPGSGKTTVMVEKIRKELNQLADYKGIIGITFTVKASSELKKKCKSDGFNTKSSFFGTIDSFCLVEIVYPFLYSIHNNIPKNLDTMSYFDLSDDDKLGLPDLSIAGNLITIDNFKGYSEAIYNLISKGILLLEANGIIALKVLESSKSCRRYIKSRYTAVYVDEYQDSSESQHALFLYLHSLDLKCISVGDIQQSIYAFRGSNPKYLNDLMNNEKFKALSITINHRCHPSIINYASRLYNEKCHLLDTDDNRVIYWNLDGTPAQCAITVNNSIEKLIENDKSLVLKDIAVLVRNNSSLDVIKNNFNLPLRIYEDVNLAKINSTPAIIANSLLRFYFDHSSLITDVMNTILKNINENDINFSLISNKIRDCRKEVPNNIIQYINSLFHLLRIQPLSNIEEREVSKILTDDYLMKQYKPIDDNEVQVMTLHKAKGLEFKVVYHLDLYDWIMPKRVFIKGNYDVIYENYEQCLNLHYVGITRAIEWCVLVTSNLRFGYQGKVVNGQPSQFISLPTLANLRR from the coding sequence ATGCTCACTTTCACCGATGAACAAAATGCCGCTATCGTTTTTGATGGTAGCATGGTGCTAACCGCTTGTCCTGGTAGCGGAAAAACTACAGTTATGGTTGAAAAAATAAGAAAGGAGCTAAATCAATTAGCAGACTACAAGGGTATTATTGGTATCACCTTTACTGTTAAAGCAAGTTCAGAGCTAAAGAAGAAATGCAAATCAGATGGCTTTAACACAAAGTCTAGTTTTTTTGGGACAATTGATAGTTTCTGCCTAGTCGAAATAGTTTATCCATTCTTATATAGTATTCATAATAATATACCTAAAAACTTAGATACGATGTCTTATTTTGATCTAAGTGATGATGATAAACTAGGTTTACCAGATCTAAGTATTGCTGGTAACTTAATTACCATCGACAACTTTAAAGGATATTCCGAGGCTATTTACAACCTAATATCTAAAGGTATTTTGTTATTAGAAGCTAATGGTATTATCGCACTCAAAGTTCTTGAATCGTCAAAGTCATGCAGAAGATATATTAAATCTAGATATACAGCCGTATATGTAGATGAATATCAAGATTCCTCTGAGTCACAACATGCATTGTTTCTCTATTTACACTCCCTAGATTTGAAGTGTATCTCTGTCGGCGATATACAGCAGTCTATCTATGCATTTAGAGGAAGTAATCCGAAGTATCTAAATGACCTGATGAATAATGAAAAATTCAAAGCTCTTTCGATTACGATCAATCATAGATGCCATCCTTCTATAATTAATTATGCTAGTAGACTTTATAATGAGAAATGCCATCTATTAGATACAGATGATAATAGGGTAATTTATTGGAACTTGGATGGCACCCCAGCACAGTGTGCGATTACAGTTAATAACTCTATAGAAAAATTGATTGAAAATGACAAAAGTTTGGTTCTCAAGGATATTGCAGTTCTAGTCAGAAATAACTCATCTTTAGATGTAATAAAGAATAACTTCAACTTGCCTTTGCGTATCTACGAGGATGTTAATCTAGCAAAAATTAACTCAACACCTGCGATAATTGCCAACTCATTACTTAGGTTCTACTTTGATCATTCTTCTCTGATTACTGATGTTATGAATACAATACTGAAGAATATTAATGAAAATGACATCAATTTTTCCCTAATTTCAAATAAAATAAGAGACTGTCGAAAAGAGGTTCCTAATAATATTATCCAATATATAAACAGCTTATTTCATCTTCTAAGAATACAGCCATTAAGTAATATTGAAGAAAGGGAAGTATCAAAAATTCTAACTGATGATTACTTGATGAAACAGTACAAACCTATTGATGATAATGAAGTTCAAGTTATGACTCTTCATAAAGCTAAAGGCTTAGAGTTTAAAGTTGTCTACCACTTGGACTTATACGACTGGATTATGCCAAAAAGAGTTTTCATTAAAGGTAATTATGATGTTATCTATGAAAACTATGAACAGTGCTTAAATTTACATTATGTCGGTATAACTAGAGCTATAGAGTGGTGTGTTTTAGTCACAAGTAACTTACGATTTGGGTATCAGGGCAAAGTTGTTAATGGGCAACCCTCTCAGTTTATCTCGTTACCAACATTAGCAAATCTAAGAAGATAG
- a CDS encoding ATP-dependent nuclease produces MKIESVSIQGFRNFSDANINFNKQTLIIGSNDIGKTNLVYAIRLLLDKSLSERDIEPSETDFRISDNGEQSDEISITIKFSDIKEDAALSILKEHVSDSEESYFVYKAYRNTLDYKIFVGSTIENLEAKNSRFYLRHINLKYIQSSRNLKSFIDKEKKSLLKSAQNSRTDVEIEHDEKLSKKISIGLENINQRVRKLNYVKDATQSVNNELTNLSHHNAEYSVHLDSGAIKVNQFIDNLELGAKVSGSNLMLGGDGRNNQILLSLWKAKSEREIVPEHEVVFYCIEEPEAHLHPHQQRKLASYLSDSLIGQSIITSHSPQIASKFSPNSIISLVPTNNGTKAASNGCSELIKDTFVGMGYRMSILPAEAFFAKCVLLVEGPSEVLFYNSLASKIGVDLDYNNISILSVDGVDFGVYTRILDAMGIKWTLRTDNDISKVPYKDEMSLAGINRGLSILGLNHYENVPLGTSHQDTITNGTWQNASNILNPEGIFLSKVDLENDLYSELKTDLDSFADSVGTANIVSYLQSKKALRMSEFLRKDNIDFDSLRAKNIVKPLLLAEKLATE; encoded by the coding sequence ATGAAAATTGAAAGCGTTAGTATTCAAGGGTTTAGAAACTTTAGCGATGCAAATATTAACTTCAATAAACAAACATTGATTATAGGTAGCAATGACATAGGAAAAACTAACCTAGTCTATGCCATACGGCTTCTACTTGATAAGTCCTTATCTGAAAGAGACATCGAGCCTAGTGAAACGGATTTTCGTATTAGCGATAACGGCGAGCAATCAGATGAAATTTCGATAACTATAAAATTTTCTGACATTAAAGAAGATGCAGCGCTTTCAATTCTTAAAGAGCATGTTTCAGATAGTGAGGAGTCATATTTTGTATACAAAGCATATCGTAATACATTGGATTATAAAATATTTGTTGGTTCTACTATCGAAAATTTAGAAGCTAAGAATTCAAGATTTTATTTACGACATATAAACCTTAAGTACATTCAATCTAGTAGAAATTTAAAATCATTTATTGATAAAGAGAAGAAAAGCCTACTAAAATCAGCTCAAAATAGCAGAACTGACGTAGAAATTGAACACGATGAGAAGCTTTCAAAAAAGATATCTATTGGATTAGAAAATATTAACCAAAGAGTTAGAAAGCTTAATTACGTGAAAGATGCAACACAGTCTGTAAATAATGAATTAACGAACCTTTCTCACCACAACGCCGAATATTCGGTACATTTAGATTCTGGAGCTATAAAAGTAAATCAATTCATCGACAACTTAGAACTAGGGGCGAAGGTATCGGGTTCTAACTTGATGCTAGGAGGAGATGGGAGAAATAATCAGATCCTATTATCATTATGGAAAGCAAAAAGCGAAAGAGAAATAGTTCCCGAACATGAGGTTGTATTTTATTGCATTGAAGAACCTGAAGCTCATTTACATCCGCATCAACAGAGAAAATTAGCAAGTTACCTTTCTGATTCTCTGATTGGTCAATCGATAATTACAAGTCATTCACCTCAAATAGCGTCCAAATTTAGTCCAAACTCTATAATTAGTCTTGTCCCTACTAATAATGGTACTAAGGCTGCAAGTAACGGTTGTTCAGAATTAATCAAAGATACTTTTGTTGGTATGGGTTATCGAATGAGTATTCTTCCTGCCGAGGCATTTTTCGCTAAATGTGTATTATTAGTCGAAGGGCCATCCGAAGTACTTTTCTATAATTCGTTAGCATCAAAAATCGGAGTTGATTTAGACTACAATAACATCTCAATATTGAGCGTAGATGGCGTCGATTTCGGAGTTTACACTCGTATATTAGATGCAATGGGCATAAAGTGGACTCTAAGAACGGATAACGACATTTCAAAAGTTCCTTATAAAGATGAGATGTCATTAGCTGGTATTAATAGAGGTTTATCAATACTAGGATTAAACCATTATGAAAATGTACCACTGGGTACTTCTCATCAAGACACCATTACCAATGGCACATGGCAGAATGCGTCAAATATACTAAACCCAGAAGGAATATTCTTATCTAAAGTAGATTTAGAAAACGACTTATATAGTGAATTGAAGACAGATCTCGATTCCTTTGCCGATTCGGTTGGAACGGCCAATATTGTTTCATACTTACAATCAAAAAAGGCTCTTAGGATGAGTGAGTTTTTGAGAAAAGATAATATCGACTTCGATAGCCTGAGAGCGAAAAATATTGTAAAACCTCTCTTGCTTGCTGAAAAACTGGCGACGGAATAA